The DNA sequence AGCTCCTCGATCGTCACCTTGACCGGGTAGAGCTGCTTGAAGGCGTTCCACAGCCGGTCCAGGTCCCACTCCTCCGCGAAGCCCTCGACCGTCTCCGCCTGGACGTAGTCCTTGATGGTGTCGTCCATGAAGTGGCCGATCTGGTCCTGTAGGTCCTCGCCCTCCAGGACGCGGCGGCGCTCGGCGTAGATGACCTCGCGCTGGCGGTTCAGGACCTCGTCGTACTTCAGGACGTTCTTACGGGTCTCGAAGTTCTGCTGCTCGACCTGGGACTGGGCGGAGGCGATGGCCCGGGTGACCATCTTGTTCTCGATCGGGACGTCGTCCGGGACGTTGGCCATCGCCATGACGCGCTCGACCATCTGGGCCTTGAACAGCCGCATCAGATCGTCGCCGAGCGAGAGGTAGAAGCGGGACTCGCCGGGGTCGCCCTGACGGCCGGAGCGGCCGCGCAGCTGGTTGTCGATCCGGCGCGACTCATGGCGCTCGGTGCCCAGCACATAGAGCCCGCCGAGCTCCTTGACCTCCTCGAACTCGGCCTTGACCGCGGCCTCGGCCTTCTCCAGGGCGGTGGGCAGCGCGGCGGCCCACTCCTCGGCGTGCTCCACCGGGTCCAGACCGCGCTGGCGCAGCTCGGCCTCGGCGAGGTCGTCGGGGTTGCCGCCGAGCTTGATGTCGGTACCGCGGCCCGCCATGTTGGTCGCGACGGTGACGGCGCCCTTACGGCCGGCCTGGGCGACGATCGTCGCCTCCCGGTCGTGCTGCTTGGCGTTGAGCACCTCGTGCGGCACCCCGCGCTTGGCGAGCTGCTGGGAGAGGTACTCGGACTTCTCCACGGAGGTGGTGCCGACCAGGATCGGCTGGCCCTTCTCGTGCTTCTCGACGATGTCCTCGACCACCGCGTCGAACTTCGCGACCTCGGTGCGGTAGATCAGGTCGGACTGGTCGATCCGGGCGACGGGGCGGTGGGTCGGGATCGGGACCACGCCGAGCTTGTAGATCTGGTGGAACTCGGCGGCCTCGGTCATCGCCGTACCGGTCATGCCGGAGAGCTTGGTGTAGAGGCGGAAGAAGTTCTGCAGGGTGATCGTGGCGAGGGTCTGGTTCTCGTCCTTGATCTCCACCCCTTCCTTCGCCTCGATCGCCTGGTGCATGCCCTCGTTGTAGCGGCGGCCCGCGAGGATACGGCCGGTGTGCTCGTCGACGATCATGACTTCGCCGTCCATGACGACGTAGTCCTTGTCCTTCTTGAAGAGCTCCTTGGCCTTGATCGCGTTGTTGAGGTAGCCGACCAGCGGGGTGTTGACCGACTCGTAGAGGTTGTCGATCCCCAGCCAGTCCTCGACCTTGGTGACACCGGACTCATGGATGGCGACGGTGCGCTTCTTCTCGTCGACCTCGTAGTCCCCGGTCTCCTCCTGGCCCTTCTGGGGATCGGCGGCCTGGCCCTTGCTGAGCCGGGTGACCAGCTTGGCGAAGTCGCCGTACCACTTGGTGGCCTGGTCGGCCGGGCCGGAGATGATCAGCGGCGTACGGGCCTCGTCCACCAGGATCGAGTCGACCTCGTCGACGATCGCGAAGTTGTGGCCGCGCTGCACCAGCTCGTCCTTCGACCACGCCATGTTGTCGCGCAGATAGTCGAAGCCGAATTCGTTGTTGGTGCCGTAGGTGATGTCGCACGCGTACTGCTCGCGGCGCTGCGCCGGGGTCATGTTGGCGAGGATGCAGCCGACCTCCAGGCCGAGGAACCGGTGCACCCGGCCCATCCACTCGGAGTCGCGCTCGGCCAGGTAGTCGTTGACCGTGATGAGGTGGACGCCCTTGCCCGACAGCGCGTTCAGATACGCCGGGAGGGTGCCGACCAGGGTCTTGCCCTCGCCGGTCTTCATCTCGGCGACATAGCCCAGGTGCAGCGCCGCGCCGCCCATCAGCTGGACGTCGTAGTGACGCTGCCCGAGCACCCGCTTGGCCGCCTCGCGCACCGTGGCGAACGCTTCGGGCATCAGGTCGTCGAGGCTCTCACCGTCGGTGTACCGCTGCTTGTACTCGTCGGTGAGGGCGCGCAGCTCGGCGTCGGAGAGGGACAGGAAGTCCTCTTCGATGGAATTGACCTGGTCCGCGATGCGGTGCAGCTTGCGCAGGATCTTTCCTTCGCCTGCACGCATGAGCTTGTTGAAGACGGACACGTAGGCTGGCTCCTTGCCGGTCGGGCCTGGCACGGTCGGGGTGCGCTGGCGCGGCATTGTCAAGGGGCGCAGGCCCCGCCGCAACGGCCATCGTAAGACAGACCCCGGCACGCCGGGAGGTCCGTCACCACGAGGACCGGGTGTCACCTCACCGTGTCAACGGATGAGAAGCCCCCCAGGTGCCCTCTGGAAGCCCCCCAGGTGCCCTCCAATTCGCCGAAACCGGTCGCGGTGAGTGACGACGGCGGCGCAGACTCGGGACGCATGGAGCCTGTCACCCTCACCACTGACCGCCTGGTCCTGCGGCCCTTCCGGTCCTCCGACACGGACGCGGTCTTCGCAGCTTGTCAGGACCCGGACATCCAGCGCTGGACCACCGTGCCCTCCCCGTACGAACGTGCCCACGCGGAGGACTTCACCGGCCGGATCTGCCCGGAGAACTGGCGTGACGACGTGGCCTACGACTTCGCGGTGGTCACCCATGGTGACGGCGTGCTCGTCGGCGCCATGGGCCTGGTGCGTCTCGCCCAGCTGCGCACCCCGGAGCGCCAGGCCGAGCTGGGCTACTGGACGGCGCGGGAGCACCGGCGGCGCGGCTATACGGGCGAGGCGGCGCGGGCCGTGATCGAGTGGGCGTTCACCCGGCTCGGGGTGGAGCGGCTGGAGTGGTGCTGCGAGGCCGGGAACGAGGGCTCGCGGGCGGTCGCCCTCGGGGTGGGCTTCCGGATGGAGGGAACGGACCGCGCCCGGATCGTCCACCACGGGACCCGCCGGGACGCCTGGCGGGGCGCGCTGCTGCCGTCCGACTGGGGTCTGCCGTCGACGACGCCGTATCTGCCGTCCGAGGCGTCCGGGGCGTCTGGGACATCTGGGACATCCGGGACGTCCGGCCGGGCCCCCACCACGCCGTCGGCGGTCTGAGGTCCTGCATGGGTGGTGCTGTCAGCGGCACTGTCAGTGGTCACCACTACGGTGACGCGCATGACGAATGCCGCTGCCGGGTCCGCCGTGGACCGCCGCACCCCCGAGGTCACCCTCTCCGCCGACGAGGCCCGCCGGATCGCGCTGCGCGCCCAAGGGCTGCTGGGCGCCCCCGACCGGCGTGGCGGGGTGCGGGGCGTGCTACGCCATCTGGGCGCGGTGCAGCTGGACACGATCTCGGTGCTGGCCCGCTCGCACGAGCTGATCCCGTACGCGCGGCTGGGCGCCGTCGGCCGTAAGGCGGTCGAGTCGGCGTACTGGAACGGCACCCATGCCTTCGAGTACTGGTCGCATGCCGCCTGTGTGCTGCCGATCGAGGAGTGGCCGCACTTCGCCTTCCGGCGCCGCGCCTACCGCACCCGTCCGCACTGGCACCACGAGCTGCCGGACGGGATGTACGAGACGGTGGTGAAGCAGCTGCGCGCCGAGGGCCCGCTGACCGCCACGGAGCTGGGCGGGGCCAAGAACGGCGGGCCGTGGTGGGACTGGTCGGCGGCGAAGATCGCGGTCGAGCGGGCGCTGATGTTCGGCGAGGTGGTGTGCGTCGAGCGGCGCGGCTGGAAGCGGGTGTACGACCTGGCGGAGCGCGCCGTGCCGGACGCCCTGCTCCATGACGACCTGGATGACCTGGAGTGCCTGCGCCGGCTGGTCCGGCTGGCCGGGCAGTCCCTGGGCGTGGGCACGCGGGCGGACATCGCCGACTACCACCGGCTCAAGGGCGAGCAGGTGGACGCGGTGATCGCGGACTCGGGGCTGGTGCCGGTGGCGGTCGAGGGCTGGGACAAACCGGCCTGGGCGCACCCCGAGGCCCTGGCCGACCCGCCGCGCGGTCGGCACCGCACGACCCTGCTGTCGCCCTTCGACTCGCTGATATGGGACCGGGCACGCACCGAGCGGATCTTCGGCTTCACCCATCGGCTGGAGGCGTATGTGCCCAAGCCCAAGCGGATCCACGGCTACTTCGCCATGCCGCTGCTGTCGGGTGGGCGGTTGCTGGGCCGGGTCGATCCGGCCCGGGAGGGAAAGACCCTGGTCGCACGGCAGGTGTCCCTGGAGTCGCCGAAGGCCGTGGCCCCCATGGCGCAGGCGCTGCGGGAGGCGGCCGAATGGGTGGGCTGTGACTCCGTACGGATCGAGCGCGTCGACCACCCGGAGCTCGCCGCACCCCTCACGGCGGCGGTCGCCTGACCGCAACGGTCACGATCTCCTGACCGACAGCGGTCACCTGACCGGCAGCGGTCGCTTGATCGGCCCCGGCTGAGGATCTGCCGGGGCCCGGCTCCTCCGGGGCTCCGGCTCCCGGCGCCGGGCTGCCGGGCTGCCGGGCTTCATCCTCACCTGATCTCGAGGATCTTCTCCCGCATCGCGTAGACCACGGCCTCCATCCTGGAGTGCAGCTGCAATTTCTCCAGGATGTTGCGCACGTGGTTCTTCACGGTGTTCTCGCTGATGAACAGCTCCTTGGCGATATCCCGGTTGTTCATCCCGGTCGCCACGAGCTTGAGCACCTCCAGCTCACGGTCGGTGAGCCGGGGCGCGGGCACCAGCCGCCGCTCGTCGGTGCGCTGGATCATCGACTTGAACTCGGTCAGGAGCTTGGCCGCCATCGACGGGCTGATCTGGGACTGGCCGTCCGCCACCGCCCGGATGGCGGTCGAGACCTCGTCGGTCGAGATCTCCTTCAGCAGATAACCCGTGGCCCCCGCCTTGATCGCGTCGTAGAGATCGGCTTCCTCATCGCTGATCGTCAGCATGATGATCTTGGCGCTGGGTGCCACTTCCTTGATGGCGGTGCACGCCTCGATCCCCCCGCGCTTGGGCATGCGCACATCCATCAGGACGATGTCCGGCAGCAGATCCGCCGCCTTGTCCACGGCCTCGGCCCCGTCCCCCGCCTCGCCGACGACCTGGATGTCCTCCTCCTGGGCCAGGACGATCTCCAATCCGCGCCGGAAGAGCGCGTGGTCGTCCACCACGAGGACCCGAATCGGCTCCTTGCGCGTATCGCCGCGCGGCTCGCCCCTGTCCGGACCGACGCCGTGGTCACCGGCGTCGGACACGGGCCCGAAGCTGTCCGCCATCGTTCCTCCCCCTGAAGGCCATGGCCCTTGCGGTCCGCACCCTCTGGTGCACTCGGTCTGGCATCAACCGGTGCTTTCGGTACGCCGGTTGACCGTTTGGGCCATGATTCCATGCCCGGACGGCGTCATGGTCCCGCCGTGGTCGCACGGAGGTGCCCCGGGGGGCGCACAGGCGCTCCGGGGCACCTCTCACTTGTCAGGACTGGTCAGGCTGGATTCGGCTGAATTCCTCGGTCAGCCGCCGAGTGCGCCGCCGGCGCCACCGGGCGCCTCTCCGACGAACGCCTCCGGCTGAAGATGAATCACCCCGTAGTCATAGCCATGCCGCCGGTAGACGACGCTGGGCTGGTTGGTGTCGGAGTCGACGAACAGATAGAAGTCGTGCCCGACCAGCTCCATCTCGTAGAGAGCCTGGTCGAGCGTCATCGGGGCCGCGGCGTGGGTCTTCTCCCGGACCACCAGGGGGCCCTCACCCTGCACCTCCAGAGAGCCCATCCGGGTGGTGGGGACGGTCTCCGTCGCGCGCTGGGGCGCGATCTCGCCATGCCCGTTGATGCGCGCCGCGTTGGGCACGGTGACAGCCACGTCGCTGGCCGGAATGCGACCGTTACCACGGCGCGCGTGGCGCTTGTCATTCTGCTTCCGCATCCGTGCCTCCAGCTTGCTGGCCGCCATGTCCAGCGCTGCGTACGGATCGGCCGCGGCGGCCTCCGCCCGGATCACCGGGCCGCGTGAGCGGAGCGTGATCTCCACTCGGTCCGCGCGGTCGGACTGCCGCGGATTGTGCTCCTTGGACACCTCGACGTCGAGGCTGATGACCTTGCCGTCGAGCTTCTGGATCTTGTCCAGCTTCAGCTTCTCGGCCACGTGCTTCCGGAACCGCTCGGGCACCTCAGTTTTACGGCCCTTGACGACGATGTCCACGCAGAACTCCGTTCCCGGGTAGCTCCAGTCAGTATCGGAGCGTCATCCCTTGTGCACTTGGCTCCGGCGTCTTCCGGAGCCACCGGCTTGGCGCTTTCAGCTCCTCCTTCCCACGGGGAGGATCTCAACCCCATGTCTTCCAAGGTTCACCAGAAAGCAGGCAAAAACACGCCAAGCGGATGAGTGAGTCATAGCACCCGCCACTCCTCACAACCGAACATAGCTCGACCGGTCGGAAGTCGGCACCCCCTACCGGCACGTACCTCCGATCAGGTGCTTTGCCGCTCTTGCCACCTGCAACGATGGGGCTTCGTATTCAGTTCCGGTCGATGCGCGTCAGGGGTGCGGCCACCACGGCCGCGCCGATGACCAGGCCACCGGCCACCGTCACCGCCCGCGCCGCCTCCGCGAGCGAGGCACCCGTGGTCATCAGATCGTCCACCAGCACCACCGGGCCCTCCACGAGCAGCCGGCCGCTGCCGGGGACCGCCCCCAGCGCCCCCGTGACATTCGCCCGCCGCTGCCGCGCGTCCAGCCCCGACTGGTCGGTCACCCGGCGCCGCTGGCGCAGCACCGCCGGGACCCTCGCCGGACGCCCGCCGTCGCGCAGCACACCCGCCGCGGCGAGCGCGATCCGCCGGGCCGGGTCATGCCCCCGGGCCCCCACCGCACGCCGGGCCGACGGCACCGGCACCAGCAGCAGCGGGCCCGTGCCGGGTCTCGCCCCCGCCCCGGCACCCCGTCTCCTACCCGGTCTCGCCCCGCGTATCGCGTCCGGCCCCGCGCCGCACGCCCGGGTGCGTGCCCTGGGGCCGTAGCCCGCACGGGGCGCTGCGCCGGCGCCGGCGCAGACCGCCCGCACCGCCCCCGCCAGCGCCTCGCCCAGCGGCCGCGCCAGCCGGAGCGCTCCCCGCTCCTTGTGCGCGAGCAGCACCGCCCGCGCCTCGTCCACGTAATCCACCGCCGCATGGACCACCGGCAGCCCCGGCGGCACCGGGCTCGGCTCCACCCGGCGCGCCCCGGATCCGCGCAGTGCCCCACGACAGCGGCCACACAGCGTGCCGCCCGGCCGACCGCATCCGGCGCAGTCGGCCGGCAGCACCAGATCGGCGATCTCCTGCCACCAGGCCCGCATGGACACCACTGTCCCGGCGTCCGGGCCCTCGCGCCACCCCCTGTGGACAACCGCGCACATGTGGACAACCGACCACCCCCGACCGGCTAGCCCTGGCTCAGGACCACAGCGCGACCGTCCACGCCGGGTCCAGGACCACGGTCACCTCGTCCCCCGGGCGAGCACCGAGGTGCGCGTCGGCGTGCGCGCGGAGCACGACGTCACCCACGGTGACGACGACCTCCTGCCGGTCGCCGAGGTACTCGGTGGTCGTGATGCGCGCCGTGAACCGGTTCGGGCCCGTGGTCTGTGGTGTCCCGGTGGCGACGTGGATGTGCTCGGGCCGGACGCACACGGAAAGCTCCTGGCCGGCGGTGGGCGGTGCGGGCGGGGTGGCGAACCGCTCGCACCGCACGACGCCGATGGCCGTCTTGGCGTCGACCACACGGTCACTGGGGCGCGCCGCCCCCTCGACCAATCCGGGGATGAGGTTGGCGCTGCCGACGAAGTCGGCCACGAACCGTGACGCCGGCGAGTCGTATATCTCGCTGGGCGATCCGATCTGCTCGATCCGGCCACGGTTCATGACCATGATCGTGTCGGACATGGCGAGGGCCTCGCCCTGGTCGTGCGTCACATAGATGGTGGTGACGCCGAACTTCTGCTGGAACGACCGCAGCTCGGCGCGCAGCTGTGAGCGCAGCTTGGCGTCCAGGTTGGACAGTGGCTCGTCCAGCAGCAGGACCTCCGGCTCGCACAGCAGGGCGCGGGCCAGCGCCAGCCGCTGCTGCTGGCCGCCGCTGAGCTGGGTCGACCACCGGTCGGCGTACTCCGACAGGCCCACCTGATCGAGCATCGCCAGGACACGCCGCTTGATCTCGGCCCGGGGATAGGTCGTGCGGCCGTACCGGAGCGGGAACGCGGCGTTTTCGAACACCTTCATATGCGGCCAGATCCCGTAGGACTGCGGCACCATCGCGATCGGCCGGTCCTCGGGAGAGACGTCGCGGCGCGCCGCGGCGGAGAAGACCGACTGGCCGTTCATCGAGATCTCGCCGCGGTCGGCCGTCTCGAGTCCGGCGAGGCAGCGCAGTGTGGTCGTCTTACCGCACCCGCTGGGCCCCAACAGGGTGAAGAAGCTGTTGCGCGGCACGGTGAAGCTGACGTCCGCGACAGCGAGGCTCATCTCGCCGCTCTGCTGGCGGTGGAATCGTTTCTCCAGGCCGGAGATCTCCACGGAGTGGTCGGAAGCAACGAGGTTCTGCACGGTCACGACACCTCACATGTGTTGTTGGAAGCCACGACGGTTGACCCACCAGACGGAGACGGCCGAGAGGGAGAGCAGGAGGACCGCGAGGGCGCTGGCCTCGGGATAATTCGCACTTTCGCCGATCATGTCCCACAGCAGCACCACGACGGTCCGGTTGTCGGAGCTGGACAGCAGCAGCGCGATGGGCAGTTCGCCCAGCGCGTTGGCGAACACCCACAGCCAGGTCCGCGACACCGCGGGCGCGGCGAGGGGGAAGATCACCCGGCGCAGCACGGTGCTGTTCGACGCCCCGGAGACGCGGGCCACCTCCTCCAGTCCGTTGTCGAGCTGCAACAGTGCCGTCTGGATCATGCGCGAGCCGCGCGGGATGTAGCGGGTGGTGAGCGCGATGATGATGATCCAGACCGTCCCGTAGACCGGGATGGGCAGGTACAGGTAGAGGAACAGCACCGCCACCCCCAGCACGATGCTGGGGATGGCGAAGACCAGGAAGGACAGGTCGAACAGGGCCCGGCCGATACGGCCGCCGCGCGTCGAGGCCAGCGCCAGCCAGAGGGCGAAGCCGGCGGTCAGCGTCGCGGTGACGAAGCTGATCACCAGGGTGTTGAAGAGCGCGTGGCTCAGGTTCGGGTCGCTGAAGATCGCGGTGTAGTTGTCGAGGCTGAGCGCGCCCAGGTTGTCGAAGCTGATCGGCTGGAGGTACGGGGTCAGGCTCGTCCAGACCAGGGTCAGGATGGGCACGAGGATCGCGACGAGCACGTAGAGCGTCACGATGGCGACGATCGGGATGCGCCACCGTCCCAGCCGCACCGGCATGGCCCGGTACCCCTTGCCCGCCACCACCCGGAACCGGTGCGACTCGCGCGTCTGGCGCCGGTAGACGGCGATCATCACCAGGGACAGCAGAACCAGGAGAATGCCGTGGGCGCTGGCCTGGCCGTAGTTGGGTATTCCCGACGGCGGCTGGAGCGCGGCCTGGACGTAGCTGCTGAACACGAAGATCTGGTCCGGCATCCCGAGCATGGCCGGGATCGCGAACTCCTCGATGGCGATGACGACCAGCAGCATGCTGGCCGCGGAGATCCCCGGCATCGTGAGGGGCAGTACCACCTTGCGGGTTCGCGTCAGCCACCCGGCGCCCGAGGTGGCCGCGGCCTCCTCGAACTCGAGGTTGAGCCGGGCGAACGTCGGCGCGAGCATGATGTACATGCCCGGTACGCCGAAGATGCCGGCCACCATGATCATGCCCGGCAGCGAGTAGATGTCGATCGAGTACCCGGAGATCCGCTCGACGGCGAGGGCGATCGGGCCGTTGGCGGGGTTGGCCGCCAGCACCCAGGCCACCGCCATGACCGCGGCCGGCACCGCCATGGGGGCCAGCGTGCTCGGCGCGAGGAAACGGCGTCCGGGGATGTCGGTCCGTTCGAACAGGTAAGCCAGACTGACGCTGATGACCAAGGCCACGGCCACGGTGCCGACCACGAAGATCAGCGAATTGAGAGCGACCTCCGCCAAGCGTTCCGAGGAGAAGATCCTGGTGAAGTTGGCGGACGTGAACCCGGGGATCTGGAAGGGCAGTTTGAACTCGCTGTCCTTGAGGCTGCTGTAGACCAGCATTCCCAGGGGAAAGAGCACGAGGTAGGCGAGGACGGCGCCGATGGCGATGTTGACGCCGGTCAGGACGCGGTCCCGGCGGTGAGGACGCCCGCCGGCGGGTAGTTCGGTGCCAGACTGCATCGCTGAAGTCTCCAAGGGTGGGCGGAAGAGCCCACTGCCCGCGGCTGCCGGCCGGAGGCCGCGGGCAGTGGTGCGTCAGTGACGGCCGTCAGTTGACATCGGTGCCCAAGGCGTCTTCGACCTTGGGAAAGAAAGCCGAGAACTGCTCGTACTGCTTGATGTCGGTTTCGCTGAACCACTCGACACCGGCGTCACACAGGGCGTCGATGACACGGTTCTTGGCGGCGTCCGTGCAGTCCGTGTTGGTGGGGATGATCGAGTTGTAGGTGTCGACCAGGGCGGATTGGCCTTCCTTGGAGGCGAGGAAGGCGGTGAGCAGGCGGCCCGCCGCCGGATGCGGGGCGCCGTCGGCCACGAAGAGATAGGACTTGTTGGCGTTCGTGGGGCCTACCGGTGCGACGGCGATCGGCGCGCCCTTGGCCTTGTCCTCCAGCACGAGGTTGATCAGGTCGGTGCCGACCGGTGTCTGGCCGGAGACGATGTTCGTGTGGGCCTGCGTGGTGTTCTCGGTGTAGTGGGGCCGCAGCCGGGCCAGCCGGGAGGCGTACGTGAGACCGGCGTCGGTGCCGAGCGAAGCGTCCCGGGCCCATACGGTCATGAAGGAACCGCGCGACTCGACGGTGAGCTTGCCCCCTTTCCACCGCGGAGCGAGCAGGTCGTCCCAGCTCGCGGGCGCGTCGCCGGCGGCGACGGCGTCGGTGTTGTACGCCCAGACCTTCGGTACGGCCCAGACGTAGACGAAGTTGTCGGCGAAGATCTGCCCGGCGGGCACCTCGTAGTCGGCCCAGTTCACCTTCGCCGCCATGTCCTGCGACGGCAGCACCGTGAGCCCGCCGGCGTTGGACACGTCGAAGCTCACGCGGTCCGCGGCCTGCTCCACATTGAGCTGTGTGACGAGGTCCGGAGCCTTCTTGTTCGTGTACTTGACCTTGATCCCGGGGTACTTCTTCTCGAAGGCGTCGATGGCCGGCCGCATCTGCGCCTCCGGTTTCGGCGCGAACCACACGACCTCCCCCTCGGCCTTGGCCTCCTGGTACAGCGCGTCCAGGTCCTTGGCCTTCGGAGCGGGCGGAGGACCGCCCCCGCACGCGGCCGTGACGAGGGCGAGCACCGTGCCCAAGGCGGCCGCGACGGCGGCGCGGCTCCGGCGACCGGCCCGTTGCCGCACTCCGTTCATGGCACTCACCGATCCTCGGCGCCAGGACCCGCACCGCGGCCGAGCCCGTACAGCCGGCCGGCGGTGCCGCCCGCGATCAGTTCCAGGTCGGTGGCGTCGAGCGTCGGCAGCTGCGCCCTGATGAGGTCGGCCAGCTCGGCCAACGACCCGGCCGAGGCGGGAAAGTTCGAACCCCACATCACGTGCGCCGCGCCGAACTCCTCGATCAGCGCGCGGACCACCGGCGCCGCGGATCCGGCCTCGCGTTGCGCGCGCAGCACGGCCGGCGGCGTGAGCTTGATGAAGACCCGGCCCGTCTCGCTGAGCCGGGGTACCCCGGCGGCACTCGGGTACAGCACCGTGTCGTCGCCCACCCGCGGCCGCCCC is a window from the Streptomyces luomodiensis genome containing:
- the secA gene encoding preprotein translocase subunit SecA, whose product is MSVFNKLMRAGEGKILRKLHRIADQVNSIEEDFLSLSDAELRALTDEYKQRYTDGESLDDLMPEAFATVREAAKRVLGQRHYDVQLMGGAALHLGYVAEMKTGEGKTLVGTLPAYLNALSGKGVHLITVNDYLAERDSEWMGRVHRFLGLEVGCILANMTPAQRREQYACDITYGTNNEFGFDYLRDNMAWSKDELVQRGHNFAIVDEVDSILVDEARTPLIISGPADQATKWYGDFAKLVTRLSKGQAADPQKGQEETGDYEVDEKKRTVAIHESGVTKVEDWLGIDNLYESVNTPLVGYLNNAIKAKELFKKDKDYVVMDGEVMIVDEHTGRILAGRRYNEGMHQAIEAKEGVEIKDENQTLATITLQNFFRLYTKLSGMTGTAMTEAAEFHQIYKLGVVPIPTHRPVARIDQSDLIYRTEVAKFDAVVEDIVEKHEKGQPILVGTTSVEKSEYLSQQLAKRGVPHEVLNAKQHDREATIVAQAGRKGAVTVATNMAGRGTDIKLGGNPDDLAEAELRQRGLDPVEHAEEWAAALPTALEKAEAAVKAEFEEVKELGGLYVLGTERHESRRIDNQLRGRSGRQGDPGESRFYLSLGDDLMRLFKAQMVERVMAMANVPDDVPIENKMVTRAIASAQSQVEQQNFETRKNVLKYDEVLNRQREVIYAERRRVLEGEDLQDQIGHFMDDTIKDYVQAETVEGFAEEWDLDRLWNAFKQLYPVKVTIEELEEEAGDRAAITAEFIEEAIKEDIHQQYDAREEQLGSEIMRELERRVVLSVLDRKWREHLYEMDYLQEGIGLRAMAQKDPLVEYQREGFDMFQAMMDGIKEESVGYLFNLEVQVEQQVEEVPVEESEEQAALAEDVQDAVPSGGSGTSGSGSPGRPEIRAKGLEAPQRPDRLHFSAPTVDGEGGVVEGDFTNGETPPAPRSEADGLTRAERRKAQKGRRRKK
- a CDS encoding GNAT family N-acetyltransferase, giving the protein MEPVTLTTDRLVLRPFRSSDTDAVFAACQDPDIQRWTTVPSPYERAHAEDFTGRICPENWRDDVAYDFAVVTHGDGVLVGAMGLVRLAQLRTPERQAELGYWTAREHRRRGYTGEAARAVIEWAFTRLGVERLEWCCEAGNEGSRAVALGVGFRMEGTDRARIVHHGTRRDAWRGALLPSDWGLPSTTPYLPSEASGASGTSGTSGTSGRAPTTPSAV
- a CDS encoding winged helix-turn-helix domain-containing protein — translated: MTNAAAGSAVDRRTPEVTLSADEARRIALRAQGLLGAPDRRGGVRGVLRHLGAVQLDTISVLARSHELIPYARLGAVGRKAVESAYWNGTHAFEYWSHAACVLPIEEWPHFAFRRRAYRTRPHWHHELPDGMYETVVKQLRAEGPLTATELGGAKNGGPWWDWSAAKIAVERALMFGEVVCVERRGWKRVYDLAERAVPDALLHDDLDDLECLRRLVRLAGQSLGVGTRADIADYHRLKGEQVDAVIADSGLVPVAVEGWDKPAWAHPEALADPPRGRHRTTLLSPFDSLIWDRARTERIFGFTHRLEAYVPKPKRIHGYFAMPLLSGGRLLGRVDPAREGKTLVARQVSLESPKAVAPMAQALREAAEWVGCDSVRIERVDHPELAAPLTAAVA
- a CDS encoding response regulator; the protein is MADSFGPVSDAGDHGVGPDRGEPRGDTRKEPIRVLVVDDHALFRRGLEIVLAQEEDIQVVGEAGDGAEAVDKAADLLPDIVLMDVRMPKRGGIEACTAIKEVAPSAKIIMLTISDEEADLYDAIKAGATGYLLKEISTDEVSTAIRAVADGQSQISPSMAAKLLTEFKSMIQRTDERRLVPAPRLTDRELEVLKLVATGMNNRDIAKELFISENTVKNHVRNILEKLQLHSRMEAVVYAMREKILEIR
- the hpf gene encoding ribosome hibernation-promoting factor, HPF/YfiA family; translated protein: MDIVVKGRKTEVPERFRKHVAEKLKLDKIQKLDGKVISLDVEVSKEHNPRQSDRADRVEITLRSRGPVIRAEAAAADPYAALDMAASKLEARMRKQNDKRHARRGNGRIPASDVAVTVPNAARINGHGEIAPQRATETVPTTRMGSLEVQGEGPLVVREKTHAAAPMTLDQALYEMELVGHDFYLFVDSDTNQPSVVYRRHGYDYGVIHLQPEAFVGEAPGGAGGALGG
- a CDS encoding ComF family protein, with the translated sequence MRAWWQEIADLVLPADCAGCGRPGGTLCGRCRGALRGSGARRVEPSPVPPGLPVVHAAVDYVDEARAVLLAHKERGALRLARPLGEALAGAVRAVCAGAGAAPRAGYGPRARTRACGAGPDAIRGARPGRRRGAGAGARPGTGPLLLVPVPSARRAVGARGHDPARRIALAAAGVLRDGGRPARVPAVLRQRRRVTDQSGLDARQRRANVTGALGAVPGSGRLLVEGPVVLVDDLMTTGASLAEAARAVTVAGGLVIGAAVVAAPLTRIDRN
- a CDS encoding ABC transporter ATP-binding protein; this translates as MTVQNLVASDHSVEISGLEKRFHRQQSGEMSLAVADVSFTVPRNSFFTLLGPSGCGKTTTLRCLAGLETADRGEISMNGQSVFSAAARRDVSPEDRPIAMVPQSYGIWPHMKVFENAAFPLRYGRTTYPRAEIKRRVLAMLDQVGLSEYADRWSTQLSGGQQQRLALARALLCEPEVLLLDEPLSNLDAKLRSQLRAELRSFQQKFGVTTIYVTHDQGEALAMSDTIMVMNRGRIEQIGSPSEIYDSPASRFVADFVGSANLIPGLVEGAARPSDRVVDAKTAIGVVRCERFATPPAPPTAGQELSVCVRPEHIHVATGTPQTTGPNRFTARITTTEYLGDRQEVVVTVGDVVLRAHADAHLGARPGDEVTVVLDPAWTVALWS
- a CDS encoding ABC transporter permease, producing the protein MQSGTELPAGGRPHRRDRVLTGVNIAIGAVLAYLVLFPLGMLVYSSLKDSEFKLPFQIPGFTSANFTRIFSSERLAEVALNSLIFVVGTVAVALVISVSLAYLFERTDIPGRRFLAPSTLAPMAVPAAVMAVAWVLAANPANGPIALAVERISGYSIDIYSLPGMIMVAGIFGVPGMYIMLAPTFARLNLEFEEAAATSGAGWLTRTRKVVLPLTMPGISAASMLLVVIAIEEFAIPAMLGMPDQIFVFSSYVQAALQPPSGIPNYGQASAHGILLVLLSLVMIAVYRRQTRESHRFRVVAGKGYRAMPVRLGRWRIPIVAIVTLYVLVAILVPILTLVWTSLTPYLQPISFDNLGALSLDNYTAIFSDPNLSHALFNTLVISFVTATLTAGFALWLALASTRGGRIGRALFDLSFLVFAIPSIVLGVAVLFLYLYLPIPVYGTVWIIIIALTTRYIPRGSRMIQTALLQLDNGLEEVARVSGASNSTVLRRVIFPLAAPAVSRTWLWVFANALGELPIALLLSSSDNRTVVVLLWDMIGESANYPEASALAVLLLSLSAVSVWWVNRRGFQQHM